A region of the Thermococcus zilligii AN1 genome:
GCCCTTACGTTCCCGTGCCCCCTGCAGCGGATTATTTCCACCAGCTTACCCCTCGGGGACGATGTGGTGTTCCCTGCATCTCGCTTCATAGCTCTCCCTTCCCCCGACCTGTATGACCGGTGAATCCCTCGGGGCTGGCTTCCCGTCGATGAGTCTCTGGCTCCTCGTTGCCGGCCTCCCGCAGACCGTGCAGACGGCGGTAAGGTATACTATGCTGTCGGCCCTCACGAGGAGCTCCCTGGTAACAGGGAAAGGGTCCCCTTTAAAGTCGAGGTTTAGTCCGCTGGCTATGACGTAAACGCCCCTGCTTGCGAGGGTGTCGAGAACCTCCACTATCTTCATCGGAAAGAACTGCACCTCGTCGACCCCTATTACCTCAAGGCCTTCCCTCAGGGTGACCTCCCTTATTAGCTCCACTCCTTCTTCGCTCGTTGGCACGATGTAGGCTCCATAGCTCAGCCCGTTGTGGGCAACTACCCCTTCGGCCGAATAGCGCGTGTCTATCGCCGGCTTGAAGAGCGCTACCTTTCTCCTGGCAAAGGCCTGCCTCTCGACCCTCTTTATGAGCTCGGTCGTTTTTCCGGCGAACATGGGCCCGGTGATTACCTCAAGAAATCCCCCGGGATGCATTTGATCACCGGGGAAAGTGAGGTGGGTCAGTTAAAACTTTACCCCTTTGCCTTCCTCACGACCAGCTTGACCCCATCAACGGCGGTGACTTCCACTTTATCACCCGGGCTGAGGGGCTCATCGCTGAGGGCTATCCACCTGTCCCCCTCGAGCTCCACGAGGTAGTGGTCTTCCCCAACTTTAACGACCTTTCCGACCTTCCCGACTAAATCGAAGGTGTACTTCCCCTCCTTTTCGCCGATGTCCTCAACGCCCCTCCTGATGTATCTCCCCACGGCTATGTAAGCCACCACTGCCGCTATCAGGGAAAGGACGAAGCTTTCCATGAAGTTCATGCCGAAACCCATGAGAAGGCCCAGGGTGGCGAAGGCCACGCCGATGGGCGTTATGAAGGTAACCACCATCATGTCGAGGACTATTATCAGGAGGCCGAGGATGAGGAGGAAAATGGGGAGGGCTTCCATAACCCTCACCCCGTCGTCTTTTGGAGGTTCTCAGGGTCTTCGGGGCTCATACCGCCCCCGGCTCCCTGAGGCCCCTCCCTATCGCCGGGCGGCGCGGGCGGTACCGGGGTCTCCTTGACCTTCTGGAGTATCCTGAGGAGCCCTATAAGCGACTCGGTGTCGTAGGGGACTATGAGGTTGCCGTACTTAGCAAGGTCGGGGAGCTTTTCGATGTACTGTAGGGTTAGATACTTCTCGTCAGCCATCCTGAGCGCCTCAAGAACCTTTCTTATGGCCTCTGCCTGGCCCTCGGCAACGAGTATCTGCCTCTGCTTCTCACCCTCGGCCTTTAGTATGGCCGCCTGTTTCTGGCCCTCGGCTTCTTTGATGGCCGCTTCCTTCTTGCCCTCCGCGAGGAGGATCATGGCCCTCTTCTCACGCTCTGCCGTCATCTGCTTGGCCATCGCCTCCTGGATGTCCTTCGGCGGGTCTATGCGCTGTATCTCGACGCGGGTTATCTTGACGCCCCAGCGGTCGGTTATCTTGTCGAGCTCTTCTCTTAAGCGGGCGTTGATTATGTCCCTCCCGGAGAGGGTCTCGTCGAGCTCCATCTCACCGATTATGGCACGGAGGTTCGTCTGGGCGAGCTTGGTTATGGCCATGAGGAAGTTGCTGACATTGTACACTGCCTTAACGGGGTCGAGGATCTGGTAGTAGACGACGGCATCGACTGTGACGACGACGTTGTCCTTGCAGATGACCTCCTGGGGCGGCACATCGATGACGTGTTCCCTCATGTCGACCTTCTTGATGTTCTCCATGAAGGGGATTATGAAGTGGACTCCCGGGTCAAGGATCCTGTTGAACTTTCCGAGCCTCTCGACGAGGCCCCTCTGGTAAGGCTTTATGACCTTCACCCCGAGCAGGAGCAGCAGCAGAAGAAATCCGCCCAGTATCAGGAGCGCAACTGCGGCGAAGCTCATTACTATCACCACCGGGAAATTTTCATGTTCAGTTGGGTGCTCTTTCTTATAAACTTTTTCTCGGAAAAAGGTTTGAGGCAGGTTAAAAATGATGGGGGCCTGTTCAGGCCCCGTTCTCCCTCTGTATGCTGTGCACGAGAACCTTGAGCCTCTCGATGAATTCCCCGCTGATGGCTATGCCTTCCTTTATCATGAGCTCCACCGTGCCTATCGCGTTGCTCAGGTCGCCGAGGTTCTGCAGAGTGTAGAACTTCAGGTCGTTGAGGGTGTTCAGCAGATCCGCCTTCCTGTTGAGTTCCGCATAGGCTAAGGCAAGCTTGCCGAGGGTTTCCACAACAAGCCTGCGGCTCCGTATTATCTCTTCCACGCTCGTACTCTTCCTGAGGGCATTTACGCTCTCGCTGAGGCTCTTCTTCAG
Encoded here:
- a CDS encoding thymidine kinase — its product is MHPGGFLEVITGPMFAGKTTELIKRVERQAFARRKVALFKPAIDTRYSAEGVVAHNGLSYGAYIVPTSEEGVELIREVTLREGLEVIGVDEVQFFPMKIVEVLDTLASRGVYVIASGLNLDFKGDPFPVTRELLVRADSIVYLTAVCTVCGRPATRSQRLIDGKPAPRDSPVIQVGGRESYEARCREHHIVPEG
- a CDS encoding NfeD family protein — encoded protein: MEALPIFLLILGLLIIVLDMMVVTFITPIGVAFATLGLLMGFGMNFMESFVLSLIAAVVAYIAVGRYIRRGVEDIGEKEGKYTFDLVGKVGKVVKVGEDHYLVELEGDRWIALSDEPLSPGDKVEVTAVDGVKLVVRKAKG
- a CDS encoding SPFH domain-containing protein, whose protein sequence is MSFAAVALLILGGFLLLLLLLGVKVIKPYQRGLVERLGKFNRILDPGVHFIIPFMENIKKVDMREHVIDVPPQEVICKDNVVVTVDAVVYYQILDPVKAVYNVSNFLMAITKLAQTNLRAIIGEMELDETLSGRDIINARLREELDKITDRWGVKITRVEIQRIDPPKDIQEAMAKQMTAEREKRAMILLAEGKKEAAIKEAEGQKQAAILKAEGEKQRQILVAEGQAEAIRKVLEALRMADEKYLTLQYIEKLPDLAKYGNLIVPYDTESLIGLLRILQKVKETPVPPAPPGDREGPQGAGGGMSPEDPENLQKTTG